One region of candidate division KSB1 bacterium genomic DNA includes:
- a CDS encoding 3-isopropylmalate dehydratase large subunit → MGKTFAEKILSKKAGKEVEAGEIVEVSPDVAMSHDNTAAIAKTFYSIGVDKVFNPDMHVVILDHCVPAANEKFAQNHKEVREFVAKQGIEHFYDIHRGICHQVLPEEGFALPGELIVGSDSHSTTYGAFGAFATGIGRSEMAVIFATGKIWLRVPETMRVVITGTLPEGISAKDVILHIIGTLTADGALYKAVEFAGPVVRQMSIAGRMVLANMAVEMGAKIGYVEPDDTTLSWLEGRARHPFQVVTSDPDAHIEEEHVFDVSNLEPMVACPHTVDNVKPVREVKGVKVDQVFFGSCTNGRLEDFAEVARLLRGRRIHPSTRMVVIPASQQVLKEALAAGYIADLVEAGAVLVNPGCGPCMGNHEGILAPGEVTLSTSNRNFKGRFGCKDAEIYLASPLTAAATALTGVITDFRELM, encoded by the coding sequence ATGGGTAAGACCTTTGCAGAGAAGATTCTTAGCAAGAAGGCCGGCAAGGAGGTAGAGGCCGGCGAGATCGTGGAAGTAAGTCCCGATGTCGCCATGAGCCACGATAACACCGCAGCCATTGCCAAGACCTTTTACAGTATCGGCGTGGACAAAGTCTTCAATCCCGACATGCATGTGGTCATCCTCGACCACTGTGTGCCTGCAGCCAATGAAAAGTTCGCCCAGAATCACAAAGAGGTGCGTGAGTTCGTGGCGAAACAAGGCATAGAACACTTCTACGACATCCATCGGGGCATTTGCCACCAGGTGCTGCCGGAGGAGGGGTTTGCCCTCCCCGGGGAGCTGATCGTCGGCAGCGACTCACACTCCACCACATACGGCGCCTTTGGTGCGTTTGCCACAGGCATTGGCCGGAGCGAGATGGCGGTCATTTTTGCCACGGGCAAAATCTGGCTCCGGGTCCCCGAGACGATGCGCGTGGTCATCACCGGCACCCTGCCGGAGGGAATCTCCGCGAAAGATGTCATTTTGCACATTATCGGCACGTTGACTGCCGACGGGGCGCTTTACAAGGCGGTGGAGTTCGCGGGACCAGTGGTGCGACAGATGAGCATCGCCGGAAGGATGGTGCTGGCCAACATGGCCGTAGAGATGGGCGCCAAGATCGGCTACGTGGAGCCAGACGACACCACCCTATCCTGGCTGGAAGGCCGCGCGCGGCATCCATTTCAAGTGGTAACATCCGACCCGGATGCGCACATCGAGGAGGAGCACGTCTTCGATGTGAGCAACCTGGAGCCGATGGTGGCCTGCCCGCATACGGTGGATAACGTCAAGCCCGTGCGCGAAGTGAAGGGGGTGAAAGTGGACCAGGTTTTTTTCGGCTCGTGCACAAACGGCAGGCTCGAGGACTTTGCCGAGGTGGCGCGCCTGTTGCGTGGCAGGCGCATCCATCCCTCCACGCGCATGGTAGTAATTCCCGCCTCGCAGCAAGTGCTTAAAGAGGCCCTGGCGGCAGGCTACATCGCAGACCTGGTGGAGGCTGGGGCAGTGCTCGTGAACCCTGGGTGCGGGCCCTGCATGGGCAACCATGAGGGGATACTCGCCCCAGGCGAAGTGACGTTGAGCACTTCCAACCGCAACTTCAAAGGGCGCTTCGGGTGCAAAGACGCCGAAATCTACCTTGCTAGTCCCCTCACGGCAGCGGCCACCGCCCTCACCGGCGTCATTACCGACTTTCGCGAGCTCATGTAA
- a CDS encoding 3-isopropylmalate dehydratase small subunit, producing the protein MSTIKGKAWKYGDDVNTDVIFPGKYTYTVTDPAEMAKVAMEDLDPRFAREVQPGDVVVGGKNFGCGSSREQAAFCLKYAGVGAVVAKSFSRLYFRNCINAGLPVIQCPEAVEAIEHGQTVEIDLEQGTLRVGKASFRFPPLPPEVIGIFQAGGLIPFTRKRLGIEQTP; encoded by the coding sequence ATGAGTACCATCAAAGGAAAAGCGTGGAAGTATGGCGACGATGTCAATACCGACGTCATTTTCCCCGGCAAGTATACCTACACAGTGACCGACCCTGCGGAGATGGCAAAGGTGGCTATGGAGGACCTGGACCCGCGGTTTGCCCGAGAGGTCCAGCCCGGCGATGTGGTGGTCGGGGGAAAGAACTTTGGGTGCGGCAGCTCACGTGAGCAGGCCGCCTTCTGCCTGAAGTACGCCGGCGTGGGCGCCGTAGTCGCAAAGTCCTTCTCGCGCCTCTACTTCCGTAACTGCATCAATGCCGGGCTCCCCGTGATTCAGTGTCCGGAGGCGGTCGAGGCCATCGAGCACGGGCAAACGGTGGAAATTGACCTGGAACAAGGCACGCTGCGCGTCGGCAAGGCCTCATTCCGGTTTCCTCCTCTGCCTCCAGAGGTTATTGGCATCTTCCAGGCCGGCGGTCTGATCCCCTTTACGCGCAAACGGCTCGGCATCGAGCAGACCCCCTGA